Proteins from a single region of Primulina tabacum isolate GXHZ01 chromosome 5, ASM2559414v2, whole genome shotgun sequence:
- the LOC142544210 gene encoding uncharacterized protein LOC142544210 has translation MLMLTPTSQRRISPTLSVFAITQEEADYANDVVAGTIFINDMPAYVLFNSGATHSFISKRFTKKLGLTSEILVEPFRVATPTSKTIETHRMRRKCKICINEHLFQAELIQLNMVEFDVILVMDWLSKNHALIDCRKRNVRLQAPNQEEVIYHGKVKK, from the coding sequence ATGTTGATGCTAACCCCAACAAGCCAAAGGAGAATAAGCCCAACGCTCAGTGTATTTGCAATAACTCAAGAAGAAGCAGATTATGCAAATGATGTCGTGGCAGGTACCATTTTTATCAATGACATGCCAGCTTATGTGTTGTTTAACAgtggtgctactcattcttttatatctAAAAGGTTCACTAAGAAACTAGGGCTTACATCGGAAATACTAGTTGAACCCTTTAGAGTAGCAACTCCTACTAGTAAGACAATCGAAACACATAGAATGCGCCGAAAGTGTAAAATCTGTATCAATGAGCACCTATTCCAAGCGGAATTGATACAACTGAACATGGTGGAGTTCGACGTCATTCTAGTAATGGATTGGTTATCCAAGAATCATGCATTAATAGATTGCCGAAAGAGGAATGTCAGACTTCAAGCTCCAAACCAAGAAGAGGTCATTTACCATGGCAAAGTCAAGAAATAG
- the LOC142544904 gene encoding LOW QUALITY PROTEIN: heat stress transcription factor B-4-like (The sequence of the model RefSeq protein was modified relative to this genomic sequence to represent the inferred CDS: inserted 1 base in 1 codon), with the protein MDLMLDNCEGILLSLDSHKSVPAPFLTKTYQLVDDPNTDHIVSWGEDDATFVVWRPPEFARDLLPNYFKHNNFSSFVRQLNTYGFRKIVPDRWEFANEYFKKGEKHLLCEIHRRKTSQPPQVSLNHHHPSLGHHSINGQSFFPYSSPDSISPPDSDEQKPNTWCDSPPVASPNCSSSAVTNVATCGGNPLYSSSFISLSEDNERLRRNNTVLVSELTHMXKLYNDIIYFVQNHVKPVAPSSSYHSSFFLNSAKSSSATNPFNGGGSSMLQKPLNQLIGYSQMASNAHQGNAYLGSINFNSSSPPSKISHPDVTIHNENEHSRTKLFGVPLHSKKRLHPEYSSSMETNKARLVLEKDDLGLNLMPPC; encoded by the exons ATGGACTTGATGCTGGATAACTGTGAAGGGATTCTCTTATCCTTGGATTCTCACAAATCTGTCCCGGCTCCATTTTTGACCAAAACTTATCAGCTCGTTGATGATCCCAACACGGATCACATTGTTTCTTGGGGTGAAGATGATGCAACTTTTGTCGTCTGGCGTCCGCCGGAGTTTGCTCGAGATCTTCTTCCTAACTATTTCAAGCACAACAATTTCTCCAGCTTCGTTCGTCAGCTCAACACCTAT GGTTTTCGGAAGATTGTACCAGACAGATGGGAGTTTGCGAATGAGTATTTCAAGAAGGGTGAAAAGCATTTGTTGTGTGAGATCCACCGGAGGAAGACGTCTCAGCCGCCGCAAGTGTCCCTTAACCATCACCACCCATCTCTCGGCCACCATTCCATCAATGGCCAGAGTTTCTTCCCCTACTCTAGCCCAGATAGCATATCGCCACCGGACTCCGATGAACAGAAACCAAACACTTGGTGTGACTCCCCGCCAGTTGCCTCCCCAAATTGTAGCAGCTCCGCCGTGACCAACGTCGCGACCTGCGGCGGAAACCCCTTGTACAGCAGCTCGTTTATTTCACTTTCTGAAGACAATGAGAGGCTCAGAAGAAACAACACCGTGCTTGTATCTGAGCTAACCCACA AAAAATTATACAacgatattatatattttgtgcAGAACCATGTGAAACCAGTGGCTCCAAGCAGCTCCTATCATTCCTCATTTTTCCTCAACTCAGCAAAATCTTCTTCTGCAACGAATCCCTTTAATGGCGGCGGCTCATCAATGCTGCAAAAGCCACTGAATCAGCTCATTGGGTACAGCCAAATGGCATCAAACGCCCACCAAGGTAATGCATATTTGGGATCCATTAACTTCAACTCCTCTTCTCCTCCAAGCAAGATTTCTCACCCCGATGTGACCATTCACAACGAAAATGAACACAGTAGAACAAAACTTTTCGGTGTGCCGCTGCATTCCAAGAAAAGATTGCACCCAGAATACAGTTCTTCGATGGAGACAAACAAGGCCAGACTGGTTCTCGAAAAAGATGATTTAGGATTGAATCTCATGCCTCCATGTTAA